A single window of Narcine bancroftii isolate sNarBan1 chromosome 13, sNarBan1.hap1, whole genome shotgun sequence DNA harbors:
- the meig1 gene encoding meiosis expressed gene 1 protein homolog yields MMSLQDIGSNGKEVQPKITSRPKQWTEEIENLYRFQQAGYRDELEYKQIKQVDGVDRWPETGYVKKLQRRDNTFYYYSRKRECEDNDVQKVKVYAY; encoded by the exons ATGATGTCTCTGCAAGATATTGGAAGCAATGGAAAGGAAGTTCAGCCCAAGATAACGAGTCGTCCCAAGCAGTGGACTGAAGAAATAGAGAATTTATACAGGTTCCAACAAGCTGGATACAGAGATGAACTAGAATACAAGCAAATAAAGCAAGTCGATGGG GTGGATCGCTGGCCTGAAACGGGGTACGTGAAGAAACTCCAACGACGTGACAACACCTTCTACTACTACAGCAGGAAACGGGAATGTGAGGATAATGATGTTCAGAAAGTCAAGGTTTACGCCTACTGA
- the LOC138747992 gene encoding testis-specific H1 histone-like, with the protein MTIPEECERSPRKEVDCRLPLELGKFNQNPPISPPAAEKQALVLPYPADLHPDHSQCEDPFHPVPSGERSRRFRASSRRIRASSRRIRASSRRIRASSRRIRASSRRIRASSRRIRASSRRIRASSRRIRASSRRIRASSRRIRASSRRIRASSRRIRASSRRIRASSRRIRASSTWLRNSFCPRAVRTLNDPRNCSHSPSQTLIFMKHYYLYR; encoded by the exons ATGACGATCCCGGAAGAATGCGAGCGGAGTCCGCGAAAAGAGGTGGACTGCAGGCTACCGCTGGAGCTCGGAAAGTTCAATCAAAACCCACCCATTTCCCCTCctgcagcagagaaacaggccctcgTCCTTCCTTATCCCGCTGATTTACACCCGGACCACAGTCAGTG tgaggaccccttccacccggtTCCCTCGGGGGAGAGATCCAGGAGGTTCAGGGCCAGCTCCAGGAGGATCAGGGCCAGCTCCAGGAGGATCAGGGCCAGCTCCAGGAGGATCAGGGCCAGCTCCAGGAGGATCAGGGCCAGCTCCAGGAGGATCAGGGCCAGCTCCAGGAGGATCAGGGCCAGCTCCAGGAGGATCAGGGCCAGCTCCAGGAGGATCAGGGCCAGCTCCAGGAGGATCAGGGCCAGCTCCAGGAGGATCAGGGCCAGCTCCAGGAGGATCAGGGCCAGCTCCAGGAGGATCAGGGCCAGCTCCAGGAGGATCAGGGCCAGCTCCAGGAGGATCAGGGCCAGCTccacctggctgaggaacagcttctgcccacgggcagtgagaacattgaacgacccaaggaactgctcacattcacCCTcccagactctcatattcatgaaacattattatttgtatagatga